Genomic segment of Drosophila takahashii strain IR98-3 E-12201 chromosome X, DtakHiC1v2, whole genome shotgun sequence:
TCTTTCGCCGAAGATTTCTCCTCTCGACTGGTGGACTTGTCCAAGGAATGCCTGCTGGACTTGTTCTTCTTGCTCTCCCTCTCCTTTTCCTGCTCCAATCGCCGACGATCCTTGTCCGCCTCCAGATGCTTGCTCAGCCGCTGCTTCTTGGCATTCCCCTCGTCGGCAGCCTCGTtctcatcgtcatcatcgtcGCCAAACAGCAGGGAGGCTCGATTGCGATCCAGGGGCTTGGCATCCGAAGGAGCAGGAGATCCTGAAACAGGCGATGGAGCAGGCGATGCAGCCAGGCTGGAAACGGCAACCTTGCCAGTGCTCAATCTTCGCAGGGCTGTGGAGCCCGCATCCCGAATGGCAGCCGCTGTGGATTGGATCGCAGTTGTTTCCTTCTTCCAGCGCTGAAATCGGTTGACCTGGTTGTCCGTCTCCGAGTCGGGGGATTCCTCGCGCAGCTTGAAGGCCCCAAACTGCATGATGCCCTGCGGCAGCAGGGATTTGACCTTCGGCGGAGCTGCTGCCGGCGTAGCCATCACATGGACCTTGACGAAGGACAGGCCGTATTGGACGTGGCGATTGAAGGGCTGCGTGCACACGATCTTCAGCAGCTTCCACTTCTCCGGCAGGACGCTCTCCGCCAAGGCGGAGCCGCTGAAGCAGCGCACCCGGTTCGGGTTGCTCGAGTTCTTGCTCTCGATGGGCGTCATGAAGGAGCTGGACAGCAGGAGCTCCCGGAAGTCGTCCGCCTGGCAGCCCGTCCGGCTGACCAGGACCTCGACGAAGGCGGCGTGCTCGTTGCCAATGTCAATGCCCGTGATCTGCTGCGGATCCTCGAACTCCAGGATCACGTAGGCGGACTTCTCGCCGGGCGACCGGATGCGCCACTTCCTGCCGGCGCTCTCCTTCAGCAGATT
This window contains:
- the XRCC1 gene encoding DNA repair protein XRCC1 isoform X2, with product MPIAVFKSVREVHGAANLLKESAGRKWRIRSPGEKSAYVILEFEDPQQITGIDIGNEHAAFVEVLVSRTGCQADDFRELLLSSSFMTPIESKNSSNPNRVRCFSGSALAESVLPEKWKLLKIVCTQPFNRHVQYGLSFVKVHVMATPAAAPPKVKSLLPQGIMQFGAFKLREESPDSETDNQVNRFQRWKKETTAIQSTAAAIRDAGSTALRRLSTGKVAVSSLAASPAPSPVSGSPAPSDAKPLDRNRASLLFGDDDDDENEAADEGNAKKQRLSKHLEADKDRRRLEQEKERESKKNKSSRHSLDKSTSREEKSSAKEHRSSSKEERSKERSHSKEEKSVRTGDKCTSKHPDSSKAKESPRPSAQKRHSSPTAGAAAATPAKKQKVKDTPIQYRPFNQLLKGVLLVISGIQNPDRADLRSKAIALGAKYKADWEPGCTHLICAFKNTPKYNQVRGKGKIVTRSWIEKCYSLKKYLPWRRYALDTNDFGQPESDEEVCDEAMKPSSRRESSEDDVEMLQDNRVKTTYDAEVPEDRKKVDIRQDASSGIDTEDELERVKQENNARKTKPKTPTKTKSSDVYDASTDEEEYLVLKKKQITSVD